A genomic region of Ochotona princeps isolate mOchPri1 chromosome 17, mOchPri1.hap1, whole genome shotgun sequence contains the following coding sequences:
- the METTL2A gene encoding tRNA N(3)-methylcytidine methyltransferase METTL2A isoform X1, whose amino-acid sequence MADCSCGEAAAAEGGKRQQFGSRFLKDPARVFHHNAWDNVEWSEEQAAAAERKVQENSAQRVCQEKQEDYELNAHKYWNDFYKIHENGFFKDRHWLFTEFPELAPDQNTCHPSEAPECADSEAAPALTAAVQHTGSVGSFGPGTELPPGVDEAAQQLSLLHIGAHEFPGCSATYRILEVGCGVGNTVFPILQTNNDPGLFVYCCDFASRAVELVQTHPEYDPSRCFAFVHDLCDEGQHYPVPEASLDVIVLIFVLSAIVPDKMQQAVGRLARLLRPGGMMLLRDYGRYDMAQLRFKKGQCLSGNFYVRGDGTRVYFFTQDELDALFTAAGLEKVQNLVDRRLQVNRGKQLMMYRVWIQCKYRKPLLSQPS is encoded by the exons ATGGCCGACTGCTCTTGTGGAGAGGCCGCTGCTGCCGAAGGCGGGAAGAGGCAGCAGTTCGGGAGCCGGTTCTTGAAGGATCCGGCGCGCGTCTTCCACCACAATGCCTG GGACAATGTGGAGTGGTCGGAAGAGCAGGCTGCGGCGGCCGAGAGGAAGGTCCAGGAGAACAGTGCCCAGCGGGTGTGCCAGGAGAAGCAAG aAGATTATGAGCTCAATGCCCACAAGTACTGGAACGACTTCTACAAAATCCATGAAAACGGGTTTTTCAAGGACAGACACTGGctcttcactgagttccccgAGCTGGCACCTGACCAGAACACATGTCACCCAAGTGAGGCGCCTGAGTGTGCAGACAGCGAGGCCGCACCTGCTCTGACGGCAGCGGTACAGCACACGGGCTCTGTGGGCAGCTTTGGACCTGGAACagagctgcctcctggggtggacGAGGCGGCTCAGCAGCTCAGCCTCCTGCACATCGGTGCCCACGAGTTCCCTGGCTGCTCCGCCACCTACCGCATACTCGAG GTCGGTTGTGGTGTGGGAAACACAGTCTTTCCGATTTTGCAAACTAACAA TGACCCAGGGCTCTTTGTGTACTGCTGTGACTTTGCCTCCAGAGCTGTAGAGCTGGTCCAG ACACATCCAGAATACGATCCTTCTCGATGTTTTGCCTTCGTTCATGACCTGTGTGATGAAGGGCAGCATTACCCCGTGCCCGAGGCCAGTCTCGATGTCATTGTGCTCATATTTGTTCTCTCAGCGATTGTTCCAGACAA GATGCAGCAAGCCGTCGGCCGCCTGGCCAGGCTCCTGAGGCCAGGTGGGATGATGCTTCTGCGGGACTACGGTCGCTACGACATGGCTCAGCTGCGCTTTAAGAAAG GCCAGTGTCTGTCTGGGAACTTTTACGTGAGAGGTGACGGCACCCGCGTTTACTTCTTCACACAGG ACGAGCTGGACGCTCTTTTCACTGCTGCTGGGCTGGAGAAGGTTCAGAACTTGGTGGACCGTCGCCTGCAGGTGAATCGAGGGAAGCAGCTGATGATGTACCGGGTTTGGATTCAGTGCAAGTACCGCAAGCCTCTGCTGTCCCAACCCAGCTAA
- the METTL2A gene encoding tRNA N(3)-methylcytidine methyltransferase METTL2A isoform X2: protein MADCSCGEAAAAEGGKRQQFGSRFLKDPARVFHHNAWDNVEWSEEQAAAAERKVQENSAQRVCQEKQEDYELNAHKYWNDFYKIHENGFFKDRHWLFTEFPELAPDQNTCHPSEAPECADSEAAPALTAAVQHTGSVGSFGPGTELPPGVDEAAQQLSLLHIGAHEFPGCSATYRILEVGCGVGNTVFPILQTNNDPGLFVYCCDFASRAVELVQTHPEYDPSRCFAFVHDLCDEGQHYPVPEASLDVIVLIFVLSAIVPDKMQQAVGRLARLLRPGGMMLLRDYGRYDMAQLRFKKDELDALFTAAGLEKVQNLVDRRLQVNRGKQLMMYRVWIQCKYRKPLLSQPS from the exons ATGGCCGACTGCTCTTGTGGAGAGGCCGCTGCTGCCGAAGGCGGGAAGAGGCAGCAGTTCGGGAGCCGGTTCTTGAAGGATCCGGCGCGCGTCTTCCACCACAATGCCTG GGACAATGTGGAGTGGTCGGAAGAGCAGGCTGCGGCGGCCGAGAGGAAGGTCCAGGAGAACAGTGCCCAGCGGGTGTGCCAGGAGAAGCAAG aAGATTATGAGCTCAATGCCCACAAGTACTGGAACGACTTCTACAAAATCCATGAAAACGGGTTTTTCAAGGACAGACACTGGctcttcactgagttccccgAGCTGGCACCTGACCAGAACACATGTCACCCAAGTGAGGCGCCTGAGTGTGCAGACAGCGAGGCCGCACCTGCTCTGACGGCAGCGGTACAGCACACGGGCTCTGTGGGCAGCTTTGGACCTGGAACagagctgcctcctggggtggacGAGGCGGCTCAGCAGCTCAGCCTCCTGCACATCGGTGCCCACGAGTTCCCTGGCTGCTCCGCCACCTACCGCATACTCGAG GTCGGTTGTGGTGTGGGAAACACAGTCTTTCCGATTTTGCAAACTAACAA TGACCCAGGGCTCTTTGTGTACTGCTGTGACTTTGCCTCCAGAGCTGTAGAGCTGGTCCAG ACACATCCAGAATACGATCCTTCTCGATGTTTTGCCTTCGTTCATGACCTGTGTGATGAAGGGCAGCATTACCCCGTGCCCGAGGCCAGTCTCGATGTCATTGTGCTCATATTTGTTCTCTCAGCGATTGTTCCAGACAA GATGCAGCAAGCCGTCGGCCGCCTGGCCAGGCTCCTGAGGCCAGGTGGGATGATGCTTCTGCGGGACTACGGTCGCTACGACATGGCTCAGCTGCGCTTTAAGAAAG ACGAGCTGGACGCTCTTTTCACTGCTGCTGGGCTGGAGAAGGTTCAGAACTTGGTGGACCGTCGCCTGCAGGTGAATCGAGGGAAGCAGCTGATGATGTACCGGGTTTGGATTCAGTGCAAGTACCGCAAGCCTCTGCTGTCCCAACCCAGCTAA